The proteins below are encoded in one region of Populus alba chromosome 2, ASM523922v2, whole genome shotgun sequence:
- the LOC118056213 gene encoding protein RADIALIS-like 3: MASGSSNWTSKQNKLFENALAKCDLESPDRWQNLARAVGKTVEEVKKHYQILVEDVQQIEAGEIPLPNYTSRSGASNKSCHCIDGQAQRVKNLNLN; this comes from the exons ATGGCTTCAGGTTCTAGCAATTGGACttcaaagcaaaacaaactgTTCGAAAATGCCTTGGCCAAGTGTGATCTAGAATCTCCTGATCGCTGGCAGAATCTTGCCAGGGCTGTTGGAAAAACAGTGGAGGAAGTGAAGAAGCATTACCAGATACTTGTTGAAGACGTCCAGCAGATTGAAGCTGGTGAAATCCCTCTGCCCAACTACACTAGCAGATCTGGAGCTAGCAACAAAAGCTGCCATTGCATTGATGGTCAAGCACAAAG GGTGAAGAATCTTAATCTCAACTGA